A genome region from Patagioenas fasciata isolate bPatFas1 chromosome 31, bPatFas1.hap1, whole genome shotgun sequence includes the following:
- the TOMM40 gene encoding mitochondrial import receptor subunit TOM40 homolog isoform X1: MPRPRSSQSARGAGGDPPMATRGARKGGRHLLPGRGATAKWARLSAPTNRNAQRGAVTQSERGGRGFRVVSSALLRTPQPPPPWETSWPLGRPPPPLRPPRCSPCPPRASLGSPPPGLGVTPGPNQRGSETGGDPLPNPGAFEECHRKCKELFPVQMEGVKLTVNKGLSNHFQVNHTVALSTLGESNYHFGATYVGTKQLSPTEAFPVLVGDMDNSGSLNAQVIHQLTARLRSKVAFQTQGSKFVNWQLDGEYRGGDFTAAVTLGNPDILLGSGILVAHYLQSVTPSLALGGELVYHRRPGEEGTVLSMAARYAAPNWIGTLTLGQAGAHATYYHRANEQLQVGVELEASARLRDTSVTFGYQLELPRGHLLFRGSLDSTGLVGAVLEKKLPPLPLTLALGAFLHHGRDKFHCGFGLTIG; this comes from the exons ATGCCCCGACCCCgcagcagccaatcagcgcggggcGCGGGCGGGGATCCACCAATGGCAACGCGCGGGGCGAGGAAGGGCGGGAGGCACCTCCTTCCCGGAAGAGGCGCAACGGCGAAGTGGGCGCGTCTCTCCGCGCCCACCAATAGAAACGCGCAGCGCGGCGCCGTCACCCAATCAGAGCGCGGTGGGCGGGGCTTTCGGGTCGTTTCCTCAGCGCTCCTCCGGACGCCGCAAC CCCCCCCACCATGGGAAACCTCTTGGCCGCTGGGTCGCCCCCCCCCGCCGCTCCGCCCCCCCCGTtgctccccgtgccccccccggGCTTCGCTGGGATCCCCCCCCCCTGGCTTGGGGGTGACCCCCGGACCAAACCAACGAGGCTCTGAGACGGGGGGGGACCCGCTGCCCAACCCGGGGGCGTTCGAGGAATGTCACCGCAAATGCAagg agcTGTTCCCAGTGCAGATGGAGGGGGTGAAGCTGACGGTGAACAAGGGGCTCAGCAACCACTTCCAG GTGAACCACACAGTGGCGCTGAGCACCCTGGGAGAGTCCAATTACCATTTCGGGGCCACCTACGTGGGGACGAAGCAGCTGAGCCCGACTGAG GCGTTCccggtgctggtgggggacatggACAACAGCGGCAGCCTCAACGCTCAGGTCATCCACCAGCTCACGGCCCGGCTGCGCTCCAAGGTGGCTTTCCAG acccaggGCTCCAAGTTCGTCAATTGGCAGCTGGACGGGGAGTACCGGGGGGGGGACTTCACGGCGGCCGTGACCTTGGGGAACCCCGacatcctgctgggctcag GGATCCTGGTGGCCCATTATCTGCAGAGCGTCACCCCCAGTTTGGCACTGGGGGGGGAACTGGTTTATCACCGGCGCCCCGGGGAAGAGGGGACGGTCCTGTCAATGGCGGCGCGATAcgcag cacccaactGGATCGGGACCCTGACGCTGGGCCAGGCGGGAGCTCACGCCACCTATTACCATCGCGCTAATGAGCAG ctgcAGGTGGGGGTGGAGCTGGAGGCCAGCGCGCGGCTCagggacaccagtgtcaccttcGGGTACCAGCTGGAGCTGCCGCGGGGACACCTGCTCTTCCGGG ggtcactgGACAGCACTGGTTTGGTGGGCGCGGTGCTGGAGAAGAAGCTGCCGCCCCTCCCCCTCACCCTGGCTCTGGGCGCCTTCCTGCACCACGGCCGGGACAAGTTCCACTGCGGCTTCGGCCTCACCATCGGATGa
- the TOMM40 gene encoding mitochondrial import receptor subunit TOM40 homolog isoform X2, whose amino-acid sequence MPRPRSSQSARGAGGDPPMATRGARKGGRHLLPGRGATAKWARLSAPTNRNAQRGAVTQSERGGRGFRVVSSALLRTPQPPPPWETSWPLGRPPPPLRPPRCSPCPPRASLGSPPPGLGVTPGPNQRGSETGGDPLPNPGAFEECHRKCKELFPVQMEGVKLTVNKGLSNHFQVNHTVALSTLGESNYHFGATYVGTKQLSPTEAFPVLVGDMDNSGSLNAQVIHQLTARLRSKVAFQTQGSKFVNWQLDGEYRGGDFTAAVTLGNPDILLGSGILVAHYLQSVTPSLALGGELVYHRRPGEEGTVLSMAARYAAPNWIGTLTLGQAGAHATYYHRANEQLQVGVELEASARLRDTSVTFGYQLELPRGHLLFRGSLDSTGLVGAVPVHPSSPSLVSPGSLDSTGLVRAVPV is encoded by the exons ATGCCCCGACCCCgcagcagccaatcagcgcggggcGCGGGCGGGGATCCACCAATGGCAACGCGCGGGGCGAGGAAGGGCGGGAGGCACCTCCTTCCCGGAAGAGGCGCAACGGCGAAGTGGGCGCGTCTCTCCGCGCCCACCAATAGAAACGCGCAGCGCGGCGCCGTCACCCAATCAGAGCGCGGTGGGCGGGGCTTTCGGGTCGTTTCCTCAGCGCTCCTCCGGACGCCGCAAC CCCCCCCACCATGGGAAACCTCTTGGCCGCTGGGTCGCCCCCCCCCGCCGCTCCGCCCCCCCCGTtgctccccgtgccccccccggGCTTCGCTGGGATCCCCCCCCCCTGGCTTGGGGGTGACCCCCGGACCAAACCAACGAGGCTCTGAGACGGGGGGGGACCCGCTGCCCAACCCGGGGGCGTTCGAGGAATGTCACCGCAAATGCAagg agcTGTTCCCAGTGCAGATGGAGGGGGTGAAGCTGACGGTGAACAAGGGGCTCAGCAACCACTTCCAG GTGAACCACACAGTGGCGCTGAGCACCCTGGGAGAGTCCAATTACCATTTCGGGGCCACCTACGTGGGGACGAAGCAGCTGAGCCCGACTGAG GCGTTCccggtgctggtgggggacatggACAACAGCGGCAGCCTCAACGCTCAGGTCATCCACCAGCTCACGGCCCGGCTGCGCTCCAAGGTGGCTTTCCAG acccaggGCTCCAAGTTCGTCAATTGGCAGCTGGACGGGGAGTACCGGGGGGGGGACTTCACGGCGGCCGTGACCTTGGGGAACCCCGacatcctgctgggctcag GGATCCTGGTGGCCCATTATCTGCAGAGCGTCACCCCCAGTTTGGCACTGGGGGGGGAACTGGTTTATCACCGGCGCCCCGGGGAAGAGGGGACGGTCCTGTCAATGGCGGCGCGATAcgcag cacccaactGGATCGGGACCCTGACGCTGGGCCAGGCGGGAGCTCACGCCACCTATTACCATCGCGCTAATGAGCAG ctgcAGGTGGGGGTGGAGCTGGAGGCCAGCGCGCGGCTCagggacaccagtgtcaccttcGGGTACCAGCTGGAGCTGCCGCGGGGACACCTGCTCTTCCGGG GGTCACTGGACAGCACTGGTTTGGTGGGGGctgtcccagtccatcccagttcacccagtttggtgtccccGGGGTCACTGGACAGCACTGGGCTGGTCAGAGCTGTCCCAGTTTGA